The proteins below are encoded in one region of Ferruginibacter lapsinanis:
- a CDS encoding T9SS type A sorting domain-containing protein gives MKQFFTLSFLSLMLGLFSTTNANAQANNPYFSEGFDGGTISAVNPTTAGAPNKYWGDGKNNSGSWYMVNVYRTTGTSCANATYNSVSSPNSTMHIRILNYSGLADTPYIALPIVNFGVGSMSIVRSATTTTRTFRIYANSVDTSATTNPTSTAGGNPWVLVTTVKGSTALCIDTTININVATAKRIALVSGQAANGDYDSITLRSFSTITPVKFGSINAINSNGLTKVTWTSETELNTQNYLIERSIDGINFTQVGSLNATGANKYTWMDNAPLSSTAFYRVKGMDKTGSANYSSIVKLGANLKTQELVVAPNPVKGGQLNLQMNNFSKGQYTLSIYNNASQKVFTKVIANEGGTSTQTVLLPETVKKGIYNLQLVGQSVKLTKNLVVE, from the coding sequence ATGAAGCAGTTTTTTACTCTATCTTTTTTAAGCTTGATGTTGGGCTTGTTCTCTACAACAAATGCCAATGCACAGGCCAACAATCCTTATTTTTCCGAAGGGTTTGATGGCGGTACCATCAGTGCTGTTAACCCTACTACAGCAGGTGCTCCAAATAAATATTGGGGTGATGGTAAAAATAACAGTGGTTCATGGTATATGGTAAATGTTTATCGTACTACTGGTACATCTTGTGCTAACGCCACATACAATAGTGTTTCTTCTCCAAATTCGACAATGCATATTAGAATTTTGAATTATTCTGGTTTAGCCGATACTCCTTACATAGCTTTACCAATAGTTAATTTTGGAGTAGGTTCAATGAGCATCGTAAGAAGCGCAACTACCACAACAAGAACATTTCGTATTTATGCAAACTCTGTAGATACTTCAGCAACTACAAACCCAACTTCTACTGCAGGTGGTAACCCATGGGTATTGGTAACAACTGTTAAAGGGTCTACTGCATTATGTATTGATACAACTATCAATATCAATGTAGCAACGGCAAAAAGGATTGCACTTGTATCAGGTCAGGCTGCTAATGGTGATTATGATAGTATTACTCTAAGAAGTTTCTCTACTATTACTCCGGTAAAATTCGGTTCTATCAATGCTATTAATTCAAATGGTCTTACAAAAGTTACCTGGACAAGCGAAACAGAATTGAATACTCAAAATTATTTGATCGAACGTTCTATTGACGGGATCAACTTTACACAAGTAGGAAGTTTGAATGCTACGGGAGCTAATAAATATACCTGGATGGACAATGCGCCATTAAGCAGTACTGCTTTCTACCGTGTTAAAGGAATGGATAAAACAGGTTCTGCTAATTATAGCAGCATCGTTAAGTTAGGCGCAAATCTAAAAACTCAGGAATTAGTAGTTGCTCCAAACCCGGTTAAAGGTGGTCAGCTTAATCTGCAAATGAATAATTTCTCTAAAGGCCAATATACTTTGAGTATTTATAACAATGCAAGTCAAAAAGTATTTACTAAAGTAATTGCCAACGAAGGTGGTACATCTACACAAACTGTGTTATTACCAGAAACAGTTAAAAAAGGTATTTATAATTTACAATTAGTTGGACAGTCAGTTAAATTGACTAAAAACTTAGTTGTAGAATAA
- a CDS encoding pectinesterase family protein, whose translation MKNLKLLIALLFVFQGYAKANIYDAVVAQDGSGNYTTVQAAINAAPNNSGVPYIIFIKNGKYREKITVASNKTFIQLIGESVANTILYYDDPATVLGTQNSASFSINGNDFSAFDITFSNTYGDGSQAVAVLINADRAVFKNCRLLANQDTLYTKGSGTPRCYFYKCYIDGNVDFIFGSSVAIFDSCIVYAKTRTSNGSSYITAPNTPSGQTYGYLFRDCFIPANTGGTIYFLGRPWNNATGGTSAYNKSVFFNSYLPNTVSPLGWSTWDAGTITSQITFAEYKSKNIDGTLADVSQRVSWSKQFTDADTVGYNLPNMFSGWLPGTVYSNLYDYKPKDIAVSNFRGVKGAASSQFDWNISWPMTGITYRLLRSSDNVSFTEIYNTTAANDTAVNFKYIDGSLPAPGQKYYYYVEASLAGFATHNTDTVLISSKQTIITSSTSVSAFAQELGTPTDAKTYTLSGVNLTGDVTVTPPINFEISNNGGTTWYTNSTPLVLTPVSGVIPNTTISVRLNAAGLGDYSGNILHTSDNAVDVNVAVSGTTSLIVEKPVTLIHWPLTLAYSNTDSAAARSASVEAATSRFKNVALSNGTTVAAVQPYSNLYGQAFNNGTAGTGLWNSSNQGNGGTLNRSYYEEFVVKPIAGQSVRVDSIISNFNFYGAAGTTSNFGFRYGCVWSKTGFTNTSSPVDSVDVISCDSSGVVTTPVTSAHKGGFTDYLLINSKSDGTGPISRFVFTLANGGVTLNSGDSLTFRFYFSCGSGSTGRYGTLKNVLAKGVVLSTTPVKLISFSGGYNNNKTTLWWKASGEVSVKDYVIESSSDGANFMAIGKLASTNTIGANQYQFVDSRLLNENTFYRLRITDISGKITYSNILKIGVPIKSFNISIYPNPADREVVITYPKVLNEARVSIKSDNGKQITFQKLQAGTTTTIIDLSRLPKGVYFVTYSSNGEAISKKLIKR comes from the coding sequence ATGAAAAATTTAAAACTGTTGATTGCTCTTCTTTTTGTTTTTCAGGGATATGCAAAAGCTAATATCTATGATGCTGTGGTGGCTCAGGATGGTAGTGGTAATTACACGACTGTACAAGCCGCTATTAATGCAGCACCTAATAATTCAGGAGTGCCATATATCATTTTTATAAAAAATGGTAAATACAGAGAGAAAATAACCGTGGCATCAAATAAAACATTTATCCAGCTTATTGGAGAAAGTGTTGCTAATACGATCTTGTATTATGATGATCCGGCAACTGTATTAGGGACACAAAATTCAGCCAGCTTTAGCATCAACGGGAATGATTTTTCGGCGTTTGATATAACTTTTTCCAATACCTACGGAGATGGTTCACAAGCGGTAGCGGTTCTTATTAATGCAGATAGAGCAGTATTTAAAAATTGTCGTTTACTTGCTAACCAGGATACATTATACACGAAAGGAAGCGGAACACCAAGATGCTATTTTTATAAATGTTATATCGATGGCAATGTGGATTTCATTTTCGGAAGCTCAGTGGCTATATTTGATTCTTGCATAGTATATGCAAAAACCCGTACATCAAATGGGTCATCTTATATCACAGCGCCGAATACACCTAGCGGACAAACATACGGGTATTTATTCCGTGATTGTTTTATTCCTGCCAACACCGGAGGTACCATTTATTTTCTGGGCAGACCATGGAATAACGCTACCGGAGGTACAAGTGCTTACAATAAATCTGTATTTTTTAATTCTTACCTGCCAAATACTGTTTCGCCACTTGGTTGGTCAACCTGGGACGCAGGAACCATTACTTCACAAATTACTTTTGCTGAATATAAAAGCAAAAATATCGATGGAACTTTAGCAGATGTAAGTCAGCGGGTATCTTGGTCAAAACAATTTACCGATGCAGATACGGTAGGGTATAATTTGCCAAATATGTTTAGTGGATGGTTACCTGGAACTGTGTATTCGAATCTTTACGATTATAAGCCAAAAGATATTGCTGTGTCTAATTTCAGGGGAGTTAAAGGAGCTGCTTCTTCACAATTTGATTGGAATATAAGCTGGCCAATGACAGGGATCACTTACAGGTTGCTTCGTTCGTCCGATAACGTTAGTTTTACTGAAATTTACAATACAACAGCAGCAAATGATACAGCAGTTAATTTTAAATACATTGATGGGTCTTTGCCTGCGCCGGGGCAAAAATATTATTATTATGTAGAAGCTTCATTAGCAGGTTTTGCAACGCATAATACTGATACTGTTTTGATTTCCAGTAAACAAACTATTATTACATCATCAACTTCAGTAAGTGCATTTGCACAGGAATTAGGGACTCCCACTGATGCAAAGACATACACTTTGTCAGGTGTGAATCTAACAGGTGATGTAACCGTTACTCCTCCGATAAATTTTGAAATTTCTAATAATGGGGGTACAACATGGTACACAAATAGTACTCCGCTTGTTTTAACCCCGGTATCAGGAGTGATACCGAATACAACTATTTCAGTAAGATTAAATGCTGCAGGATTAGGTGATTACTCGGGTAATATTTTACATACTTCTGACAATGCTGTAGATGTGAATGTTGCCGTTTCAGGAACTACCTCTTTAATTGTAGAGAAACCTGTCACATTGATACATTGGCCATTAACATTGGCATACAGTAATACTGACTCTGCTGCAGCAAGATCTGCAAGTGTAGAAGCAGCAACATCAAGATTTAAAAATGTTGCTTTATCTAATGGAACTACTGTTGCGGCTGTTCAGCCATATTCTAATCTTTACGGACAAGCTTTTAATAATGGTACAGCAGGAACAGGTTTATGGAATTCATCCAATCAAGGTAATGGAGGTACATTGAACAGAAGTTATTATGAGGAGTTTGTAGTTAAACCAATTGCAGGCCAATCTGTGAGAGTTGATTCTATCATTAGTAATTTTAATTTTTATGGAGCTGCTGGTACTACATCAAATTTCGGTTTTAGATATGGTTGCGTTTGGTCTAAGACCGGATTTACCAATACATCTTCGCCAGTAGATTCAGTAGATGTGATCAGTTGCGATTCTTCGGGTGTAGTAACAACACCGGTAACATCCGCACATAAAGGAGGCTTTACAGATTATCTATTAATTAATAGCAAATCTGATGGAACAGGTCCGATCAGCAGATTTGTATTTACATTGGCAAACGGAGGCGTAACACTAAATAGTGGAGATTCTCTGACATTCAGGTTTTATTTCAGTTGCGGTAGTGGTAGCACCGGTCGTTATGGCACTTTAAAAAATGTGTTGGCAAAAGGGGTAGTTTTATCTACCACTCCGGTTAAGCTCATCTCTTTTTCTGGTGGCTACAACAATAATAAGACTACACTTTGGTGGAAAGCCTCAGGAGAAGTTAGTGTAAAGGATTACGTGATTGAAAGTAGTAGTGATGGAGCTAATTTTATGGCAATAGGTAAGTTGGCTTCAACAAATACAATTGGCGCCAATCAATATCAATTTGTTGATAGCAGATTACTAAATGAAAATACATTCTATCGCTTACGCATTACTGACATTTCCGGAAAAATCACTTATAGCAATATTTTAAAGATAGGAGTTCCAATCAAATCGTTCAATATTAGTATTTATCCTAATCCTGCGGATAGAGAAGTCGTTATTACCTATCCAAAAGTACTGAACGAAGCAAGGGTTTCTATAAAATCGGATAATGGCAAACAGATTACTTTCCAAAAATTACAAGCTGGAACAACTACCACAATAATTGATTTATCGAGATTACCGAAGGGGGTTTATTTTGTTACTTACAGCAGTAATGGAGAAGCTATTTCGAAGAAATTGATAAAACGATAG
- a CDS encoding T9SS type A sorting domain-containing protein → MKRLLFLGLSFCVFSSRAQQIAFPTAEGMGKYTTGGRGTSTVPTTVYEVTNLLDDNQPGCFRYAATKSGPAYRTIVFRVSGTIHLTSKISLNRPNTTIAGQTAPGDGICIADYPVSISADNLIIRYIRFRLGDKNQNLGKVNGSGNDDTFGGTGHKNIIVDHCTMSWSDDEAFSIYDGDSTTVQWNILSEPLNYSYHFETGDVDFEHHGYGGIWGGKHTTAHHNLIAHVQGRAPRFCGSRFMGDGATAGLENVDFRNNVIYDWGSYNVNGGEGGNYNVVNNYYKYGLSTSNSSSTRGMIINPGKTATLPYGKYYLEGNYVQGSTTRTNNNWFGAVMSGGTTADTSLAKVTIPFTFLPIVTQTALEAYESVLKGAGCSLPNRDTLDARIVNDVINRTGKIIDVQGNYPAHSTSTPEGFAATVNAWPTLVSTPAPADTDHDGMPDEWEMERGLNSADAADRNGYHSNGYTNIENYLNGDSIVAYGKVNNCVVARTINASGSTNWLFAKDSTYTRLVSTDTNNVVAAILDNGAANTFNVSYYTTATTRYYNTLLAYLNRNITITPAVEVTSPVTVRFYFTVAEYNQLKTADATITSLGDLRILKIADNNCITALTGTPEVIVPTSFGNYGTYQKGYYVEFQTSSFSTFFIGSATAFPVPVKLISFNAALNGDQVKTTWVSENEINADRFIVERSADQQFFTPVGVISAANSTLQNSYSFIDKNPLDGIAYYRLQIIDKDGKFVYSKIVPVIFKTQVDNLFIYPNPVKDVLNISYPQHVKNGLLNIFSSDGKRIMQIKMNPNAINQSINITALQKGIYALVAVFENRSETIRFIKN, encoded by the coding sequence ATGAAAAGATTGCTTTTTTTGGGGTTGAGTTTTTGTGTTTTTTCTTCTCGTGCACAACAGATTGCCTTTCCCACTGCTGAGGGTATGGGGAAATATACAACAGGAGGGAGAGGTACTTCTACAGTACCTACCACAGTATATGAAGTAACCAATTTATTGGATGATAATCAGCCGGGGTGCTTCAGGTATGCTGCTACTAAAAGTGGGCCTGCTTATCGTACGATCGTATTCAGGGTATCCGGTACCATTCATCTTACATCTAAAATAAGTTTAAACAGGCCAAATACTACCATCGCAGGTCAAACAGCACCGGGGGATGGTATTTGTATAGCAGATTATCCCGTATCAATCAGTGCAGATAATCTTATTATACGATACATACGCTTTAGACTTGGAGATAAAAATCAAAATCTGGGAAAAGTAAATGGTAGTGGTAATGATGATACATTCGGGGGTACCGGCCATAAAAATATCATTGTAGATCATTGTACAATGAGTTGGAGTGACGATGAAGCTTTTAGTATTTATGATGGAGATAGTACAACTGTCCAATGGAATATTCTCAGTGAGCCTTTAAATTATTCTTATCATTTTGAAACTGGAGATGTTGATTTTGAACATCATGGATATGGTGGCATATGGGGAGGCAAGCATACCACCGCACATCATAATTTGATTGCTCATGTTCAAGGAAGAGCGCCGCGTTTTTGTGGTAGCAGATTCATGGGGGATGGAGCAACAGCAGGACTTGAAAATGTAGATTTCAGAAATAATGTAATTTACGATTGGGGAAGTTACAATGTGAACGGAGGAGAAGGAGGAAATTATAACGTGGTAAATAACTATTATAAATACGGATTATCTACTTCCAATTCTTCGTCAACCAGAGGGATGATAATAAATCCCGGAAAAACAGCAACATTGCCCTATGGCAAATATTATTTAGAGGGTAACTATGTACAAGGCTCTACAACACGTACAAACAATAATTGGTTTGGAGCTGTGATGTCGGGAGGGACAACTGCAGATACGAGTTTAGCAAAAGTTACTATCCCTTTTACATTTTTGCCTATTGTTACTCAAACGGCCTTGGAAGCATATGAATCAGTATTGAAAGGTGCTGGTTGTTCACTTCCAAACAGGGATACGCTTGATGCAAGAATTGTGAATGATGTGATCAATCGTACGGGGAAGATCATAGATGTGCAAGGAAATTATCCTGCACATAGTACCAGTACACCCGAAGGTTTTGCTGCTACAGTAAATGCCTGGCCAACTTTAGTTTCTACACCTGCTCCGGCAGATACAGATCATGATGGTATGCCGGATGAATGGGAGATGGAAAGAGGGTTGAATAGTGCTGATGCTGCTGATAGAAATGGGTATCACAGCAACGGGTACACGAATATAGAAAATTATTTGAATGGGGATAGTATTGTAGCCTATGGTAAAGTAAATAATTGTGTTGTTGCAAGAACTATCAATGCATCAGGTTCAACCAATTGGTTATTTGCAAAAGATAGTACCTACACTAGGTTGGTTTCTACAGATACCAATAATGTGGTAGCTGCAATTTTAGATAATGGAGCTGCAAACACATTTAATGTATCTTATTATACTACAGCTACAACTAGGTACTACAATACACTTTTAGCATACCTGAACAGAAATATTACAATAACTCCTGCAGTAGAAGTAACATCGCCTGTTACCGTAAGATTTTATTTTACTGTTGCAGAATATAATCAATTAAAGACCGCAGATGCAACCATTACTTCTCTTGGTGATCTGCGTATTTTGAAAATAGCAGACAATAATTGTATCACAGCTTTAACAGGAACACCTGAAGTGATCGTGCCTACATCTTTTGGTAATTATGGTACTTACCAAAAAGGTTATTATGTAGAATTTCAAACCAGTTCTTTTAGTACATTTTTTATTGGCAGTGCTACTGCATTTCCAGTGCCGGTTAAACTTATATCTTTCAATGCTGCTTTAAACGGTGATCAAGTGAAAACAACCTGGGTTAGTGAAAATGAAATCAATGCGGATAGATTTATTGTTGAACGAAGTGCTGATCAACAGTTTTTTACGCCTGTAGGCGTAATTAGTGCTGCAAATTCAACTTTACAGAATAGCTATAGCTTTATTGATAAAAATCCACTTGATGGTATTGCTTATTACAGATTGCAAATTATCGATAAAGATGGTAAATTTGTTTACAGCAAAATAGTGCCGGTTATATTTAAAACGCAGGTAGATAATTTGTTTATATACCCTAACCCTGTAAAAGATGTACTGAACATTTCGTATCCACAACATGTAAAAAATGGGTTGCTCAATATTTTCAGTAGCGATGGAAAAAGGATCATGCAAATAAAAATGAATCCTAATGCCATCAATCAATCGATCAACATCACTGCTTTACAAAAAGGTATATATGCATTGGTGGCCGTGTTTGAAAACAGATCAGAAACAATACGATTTATTAAAAACTAA
- a CDS encoding RagB/SusD family nutrient uptake outer membrane protein, whose product MKNKMIKRIAYFALLLTGVTMLNSCKKYLDKQPISSVGPEVAFANEANAYKTLAGVYSQLAGENTYGKILSLYMMVDDDAMMGPTYNGGTLDQADRRSIAHYSVKPNNAEIDKPFKQLYTGIERANLCIKYIPQMDGFASNPNLKRLYGEALTLRAQFYFALITNWGDVPANFVPALEAPDLYAPKEDRDVIYDKLIDDLKVAIDLVPWRSAVPKDERITKGAVKGLLARIALHRGGYSLRRDRTMKRGSNYLEYYKIARDQCREIMDSHEHDLNPSYKAVFKDAILAHAIEPNGEVMFEVAMSGGAAVSSGRMGNYDGPAVFGVAGQQNAIRILPSYFYSFDSLDTRRDVTCAPYTNNADANRYMKNTTLGAISFGKNRLEWITNPSTFPNNNYNTNWVLLRYSDILLMYAEAVNEINGGPTEEAKEAFAKVRTRAFDGNASLIGTIPSDYAGFFEAIVRERSFEFGGEGIRKYDLIRWNRMASTIADTKAKLATIITGINPYSPFDSIPVSMMYKTNSTTLVFANSFYHKTPSSTPTGFVKANWLTGYNAAAAIYYNFAQFFEPNHSELMPIHQDVISDYQGKLTQDYGY is encoded by the coding sequence ATGAAAAATAAAATGATAAAACGTATAGCTTACTTCGCCTTACTTTTAACTGGGGTAACGATGTTGAACTCGTGTAAAAAATATCTGGATAAGCAACCTATAAGTAGTGTTGGTCCGGAAGTAGCTTTTGCAAATGAAGCAAATGCATACAAAACCCTGGCAGGTGTGTATAGCCAGCTTGCCGGAGAAAACACGTACGGTAAAATTTTGAGTCTTTACATGATGGTTGATGATGATGCGATGATGGGGCCAACATACAATGGAGGAACATTGGATCAGGCAGATAGAAGAAGTATTGCTCATTATAGTGTTAAACCTAATAATGCAGAAATTGATAAACCTTTCAAACAGTTATATACAGGTATAGAAAGAGCTAATCTTTGTATAAAATATATTCCTCAAATGGATGGCTTTGCATCTAATCCTAATTTGAAAAGATTATATGGAGAAGCCTTGACACTTAGAGCTCAGTTCTATTTTGCATTGATAACAAACTGGGGAGATGTGCCGGCGAATTTTGTACCTGCATTGGAAGCGCCGGATCTATATGCACCTAAAGAAGATAGAGATGTTATATATGACAAATTGATAGATGACCTGAAAGTAGCTATAGATCTTGTTCCGTGGCGTTCAGCGGTGCCTAAAGACGAAAGGATCACTAAAGGAGCTGTAAAAGGATTGTTAGCTAGGATTGCTCTTCATAGAGGAGGGTATTCTTTACGTAGAGACAGAACAATGAAAAGAGGAAGCAATTATTTAGAATATTATAAAATTGCAAGAGATCAGTGTAGAGAAATAATGGATAGTCATGAACATGATTTAAATCCTTCTTACAAAGCAGTGTTTAAAGATGCGATCTTGGCTCATGCTATTGAACCAAATGGAGAAGTGATGTTTGAAGTAGCAATGTCGGGAGGTGCTGCTGTATCAAGTGGAAGAATGGGTAATTATGATGGCCCTGCTGTATTTGGTGTTGCCGGACAACAAAATGCGATCAGGATATTACCTTCCTACTTCTATTCATTTGATTCATTAGATACAAGAAGAGATGTGACCTGTGCTCCATATACTAATAATGCAGATGCTAACAGGTATATGAAAAACACTACACTTGGTGCTATTTCTTTTGGTAAAAACAGATTAGAGTGGATAACGAATCCTTCTACTTTCCCTAACAATAACTATAATACGAACTGGGTATTACTTCGTTATTCAGATATATTATTGATGTATGCTGAAGCTGTAAATGAAATAAACGGAGGACCTACTGAAGAAGCCAAAGAAGCTTTTGCAAAAGTGAGAACACGTGCTTTTGATGGTAATGCTTCTCTGATCGGAACTATTCCTTCTGATTATGCAGGCTTCTTTGAAGCAATTGTAAGAGAACGTTCTTTTGAATTTGGTGGTGAAGGGATCAGAAAATATGACTTGATCAGATGGAATAGAATGGCTTCAACCATTGCAGATACTAAAGCTAAATTGGCTACGATTATTACCGGGATCAACCCTTACTCACCGTTTGACAGTATTCCGGTTAGTATGATGTACAAAACCAATTCTACTACATTGGTATTTGCCAATTCATTCTACCATAAAACACCGAGCAGTACGCCTACAGGTTTTGTAAAAGCAAACTGGTTAACAGGGTATAATGCTGCTGCAGCAATTTATTACAATTTTGCCCAGTTCTTTGAACCGAATCACAGCGAATTAATGCCTATTCATCAGGATGTGATCAGTGATTATCAGGGTAAACTTACCCAGGATTACGGGTACTAA